One Aphidius gifuensis isolate YNYX2018 linkage group LG3, ASM1490517v1, whole genome shotgun sequence DNA window includes the following coding sequences:
- the LOC122853347 gene encoding rho guanine nucleotide exchange factor 11 isoform X14, whose product MNGTTVVRRSVGATATTGGGSGGAGAGGSVQELPPVATLVVYKDDAGYGMKVSGDNPVYVQSVKDGGAAARAGLHAGDTIIKVNGVNVTSSTHTEVVQLIKSSTQVVLTVQQKTGIQLGTQNQSQRPTSLTTAGSMVSSTSPQSSTSLHRAATAPAGSAPTTTARITGPQPVDLEKKRQLETQRVHTFQLMLEKEQSYVDKLRSELAKAGTSSGNASNITTLQSELHGAERRVRTLQDQLTAITTNDQTSPGSNLDSPSSSPSSSLNKHQRAKSSPEQLGNSPIVLSPSEASRRLILSESMNDLSTLSSSPPPPLPPPLQPSPLSSTLPPPPSSSLSSSSSLSSSQNQGGRQSSIDVDDPIHITPPGTPPPPYPQQNSGLDTTTSSSSSSSTIVNDNFMDNLVNYYLTPTRPTLNDSGTGLSLIQQPIMSMEDDDMSDQEVGQLEDHGPFKSLSRLWEHHAHLSVFINYVLSNSDPSSLLFYLITDLYKEGNAKEMRKWAYEIHSSFLVPCAPLRLNNVDESVACEIDDVLTKESDKEEILRKIFWKARARAKEELNEQLADFQQKRTAGLGMLFGPSDIQLDESETDKTKEYKIIETYLLPKMEPYIEDIEKDPVDTRQLTTAAGLATILTKIFQVRSVTLDHVPTFVAKDKSNIKTRLLANKNRKMIIKGHHFSIHQYYTVTSCNQCDNIIGGIGPQGYQCCDCSLSFHRQCVRTVDDVCPGPNLSAKKDRANDRLSKFMERIRPERKPPSSHHHHAIATNHIISAERMDSAVPDGENGEFRGGGASGNTRSERGRASVHDHIDSIDDPSSREDISEMVHQNISTKPKGANINRSESYKERIHHRVKKKQMREKRKTSDPNLSKTNRTGYSDCEVPGGFPGNSAGSSSNSSLSTRSLDSPSTSLEQVHPTNSANNNNSTSGDSDIDVEADTPDWSHGVADDVLSGLTNSEKKRQEVINELFHTEKSHVRALKVLSLVFHKPLLNSNVLPLDQIELLFSNLDEMISIHSHFNQSMKRKKNENPCVGDIGELLLDMFDGDNGETFERAASKYCAKQQVALDALRDRRRKDTKLNAFLNEMESNPMCRRLQLKDHIPTGMLRLTKYPLLLENLAKYTPEKNEKERASVLRAWERSKEIVSLVNQAVRETEDCQRLEEIIRMIDDRSAFDKFDSSTVQEIKNLDITKRRLIFEGSLQLRMLNKPKPVDLHVVLMDDTILLLQKQEEKYLLKFMNTNQSNSVLSPIVKISTVLVRNNAVDKNSLYLVNTSQKGAQIYDLVASTQAERKLWNKHISEAAEAYKAKNREGRRSSPPTVINDDTNSSSQDNQSDNINDKNKIDEEIEQKQTSEQLNSTISQTNNDDNNIDEPSTTPTTTTTTTTVESNTTPSVSSTIETVTNLSSTSNQQPSSTPDNINTQNSTPPATITTDGLQFVTCTQTSLIDPIEVHADERPVHTAEPVLTPIECLRRKDDVIKNALIEKQLLVADILNIPKEDFEHVADMASEATGIDKEPAELILAAISQTNQLMSIINSALNVTETEAVLAARGTNAASLTTSCDSPGCPIPRINQQQQQQPSIPIVELQPICHSLTSQLSQLLEIIKQREEEREKLRKELRKSRERLHAFDIEAQKRDTSIKSSTIIPDNGENLHADCNEDLNKDEFVDACTDPEMIKSQPNNTKVTSSNQVMGDSVG is encoded by the exons ATGAATGGAACGACAGTGGTGCGCCGGTCTGTCGGTGCTACTGCTACAACTGGTGGTGGAAGTGGTGGTGCTGGAGCTGGAGGTAGTGTACAAGAATTACCACCCGTTGCAACTCTTGTTGTATACAAAGATGATGCTGGTTATGGTATGAAAGTATCTGGTGATAATCCTGTTTATGTACAATCAGTTAAAGatg GTGGTGCTGCTGCAAGAGCTGGTCTTCATGCTGGTGATACAATAATCAAG GTTAATGGAGTCAACGTTACGTCTTCAACACACACTGAAGTTGTACAACTTATaaaat CTTCAACACAAGTTGTTCTTACGGTTCAACAAAAAACAGGTATTCAACTTGGTACACAAAATCAATCACAACGACCAACAAGTTTAACAACAGCTGGTTCAATGGtatcatcaacatcaccacaatcatcaacatcattacATCGTGCAGCAACAGCACCAGCTGGTAGtgcaccaacaacaacagcacGTATTACTGGACCACAACCGGTTGAC cttgaaaaaaaacgacaattgGAAACTCAGCGTGTTCACACGTTTCAACTGATGTTGGAAAAAGAACAGAGTTATGTTGACAAGCTGAGAAGTGAACTTGCCAAAGCTGGCACAAGTTCGGGGAATGCATCAAATATAACAACACTCCAGTCGGAATTACATGGTGCTGAAAGACGAGTTAGAACATTGCAAGATCAACTTACAGCAATTACCACCAACGACCAG ACATCACCTGGATCAAATTTGGATtctccatcatcatcaccatcatcatcactgaATAAACATCAACGTGCAAAATCATCACCTGAACAATTAGGTAATTCACCAATTGTTTTATCACCATCAGAAGCAAGCAGACGTTTAATTTTATCTGAATCAAtgaatgatttatcaacattatcatcatcaccaccaccaccactaccaccaccactacaACCATCAcctttatcatcaacattaccaccaccaccatcatcatctttatcatcttcatcatcattatcatcatcacaaaaTCAAGGTGGTAGACAAAGTAGTATAGATGTTGATGATCCAATACACATCACACCACCAGgtacaccaccaccaccttaTCCCCAACAAAATTCTGGTCTTgatacaacaacatcatcatcatcgtcatcatcaacaatagtaaatgataattttatggataatttagtaaattattatctaacaCCAACAAGACCAACGTTGAATGATAGTGGAACTGGTTTATCATTAATTCAACAACCAATAATGTCAATGGAAGATGATGATATGAGTGATCAAGAAGTTGGACAACTAGAAGATCATGGACcatttaaatcattatcacGTTTATGGGAACATCATGCACATTTatctgtttttataaattatgtattatcAAATAGTGATCcatcaagtttattattttatttaataactgaTTTATATAAAGAAGGTAATGCTAAAGAAATGCGTAAATGGGCATATGAAATacattcaagttttttagTACCATGTGCACCATTACGTcttaataatgttgatgaaaGTGTAGCATGTGAAATTGATGATGTATTAACTAAAGAATCCGATAAAGAAGAAATATTAcgtaaaattttttggaaagCACGTGCACGTGCTAAAGAAGAATTAAATGAACAACTTGCtgattttcaacaaaaacgTACTGCTGGTTTAGGTATGTTATTTGGTCCAAGTGATATACAACTTGATGAAAGTGAAACagataaaacaaaagaatataaaattattgaaacatatttattaCCAAAAATGGAACCATATATTGaagatattgaaaaagatCCAGTTGATACACGTCAATTAACAACTGCTGCTGGTCTTGCaacaatattaacaaaaatatttcaagtacgTTCTGTAACCTTGGATCATGTGCCAACATTTGTTGCTAAggataaatcaaatattaaaacacgTTTATTAGCTAATAAAAATCGTAAAATGATTATCAAAGGACATCATTTTAGTATACATCAATATTATACTGTAACTAGTTGTAATCAatgtgataatattattggaggTATTGGTCCACAAGGCTATCAGTGTtgtg ATTGCTCGTTGAGTTTTCATCGTCAATGCGTCAGAACtgttgatgatgtttgtcctggTCCAAATTTGAGTGCGAAAAAGGATCGTGCTAATGATAGACTTAGCAAATTTATGGAACGTATTAGACCAGAAAGAAAACCACCATcatctcatcatcatcatgccATTGCAACCAATCACATTATTTCgg ctGAACGTATGGATTCTGCTGTTCCAGATGGCGAAAATG gAGAATTTCGTGGAGGCGGTGCAAGCGGAAACACTCGTAGTGAAAGAGGACGTGCTTCCGTTCATGATCATATTGATAGCATAGACGATCCTTCATCTCGAGAAGATATATCCGAAAT ggtacatcaaaatatatcaacaaaaccAAAAGGAGCAAATATCAACAGATCTGAAAGTTACAAAGAGAGAATACATCATAGGGTAAAAAAA AAACAGAtgagagaaaaaagaaaaacaagtgatccaaatttatcaaaaacaaa TAGGACTGGTTACAGTGATTGTGAGGTACCTGGTGGATTTCCTGGTAATTCTGCTGGTAGTTCATCAAACAGTAGTTTATCAACAAGAAGTTTAGACAGTCCAAGTACAAGTTTGGAACAGGTACATCCAACAAATTcagctaataataataattcaacatctGGAGATAGTGATATTGATGTTGAAGCTGATACACCTGATTGGAGTCATGGTGTTGCTGATGATGTACTATCAGGTTTAacaaattcagaaaaaaaacgacaagAAGTTATaaatg AATTATTTCATACTGAAAAATCACATGTACGTGCATTAAAAGTACTGTCACTTGTATTTCATAAACCATTGCTTAATTCAAATGTACTACCACTCGATCAAATTGAattgttattttcaaatttagaCGAAATGATATCAATTCATTCACATTTTAATCAATCAAtgaaacgtaaaaaaaatgaaaatccatGTGTTGGTGATAttggtgaattattattagataTGTTTGATGGTGATAATGGTGAAACATTTGAACGTGCTGCATCAAAATATTGTGCAAAACAACAAGTTGCACTTGATGCATTACGTGATCGTAGACGTAaagatacaaaattaaatgcatttttaaatgaaatggaATCAAATCCAATGTGTCGTAGATTACAATTAAAAGATCATATACCAACTGGTATGCTTAGATTAACAAAATATCCattattacttgaaaatttagcaaaatatacaccagaaaaaaatgaaaaagaacgTGCATCTGTATTACGTGCATGGGAAAGAAGTAAAGAAATTGTTAGTTTAGTTAATCAAGCTGTTAGAGAAACAGAAGATTGTCAACGTTTAGAAGAAATAATAAGAATGATTGATGATAGATCagcatttgataaatttgattcatcaacagtacaagaaattaaaaatcttgatATTACTAAAAGAAGATTAATATTTGAGGGTTCATTACAATTAAGAATGTTAAATAAACCAAAACCAGTTGATTTACATGTTGTTTTAATGGATGATACAATATTATTGCTACaaaaacaagaagaaaaatatttacttaaatttatgaatacaaATCAATCAAATTCTGTATTAAGtccaattgttaaaatatcaacTGTACTTGTACGTAATAAtgctgttgataaaaattcattatatcTTGTTAATACATCACAAAAAGGTGCACAAATATATGACTTAGTTGCATCAACACAAGCTGAAAGAAAATTATGGAATAAACATATTTCAGAAGCTGCTGAAGCATATAAAGCTAAAAATCGTGAAGGTAGACGTTCATCACCACCAACTGTTATCAATGACGATACAAATTCATCAAGTCAAGATAATCAAtctgataatattaatgataaaaataaaattgatgaagaaattgaacaaaaacaaACAAGTGAACAATTAAATTCTACAATTAgtcaaacaaataatgatgataacaaTATTGATGAACCATCAACAACacctacaacaacaacaacaacaacaacagtagAATCAAATACAACACCATCAGTATCATCAACCATTGAAACAGtaacaaatttatcatctaCATCTAATCAACAGCCATCATCAACAcctgataatattaatacacaAAATTCAACACCACCAGCAACAATAACAACTGATGGATTACAATTTGTAACATGTACACAAACTTCATTAATTGATCCAATTGAAGTACATGCTGATGAACGTCCAGTACATACTGCTGAGCCAGTATTAACACCAATTGAATGTTTAAGAAGAAAAGatgatgttattaaaaatgcattaattgaaaaacaattacttGTTGCTGATATACTTAATATACCAAAAGAAGATTTTGAACATGTTGCTGATATGGCATCAGAAGCAACTGGTATTGATAAAGAACCAGCTGAATTAATACTTGCTGCAATTAGTCAAACAAATCAACTTATGAGTATTATTAATTCAGCATTAAATGTCACTGAGACTGAAGCTGTACTTGCTGCAAGGGGTACAAATGCTGCTAGTTTAACAACAAGTTGTGATTCACCTGGTTGTCCTATTCCAAGaattaatcaacaacaacaacaacaaccgtCAATTCCTATTGTTGAATTACAACCAATTTGTCATTCCTTGACGTCACAATTGTCACAACTATTG gaaataataaaacaaagagAAGAAGAACGTGAAAAATTACGTAAAGAATTACGAAAAAGTCGTGAACGTCTTCATGCATTTGATATTGAAGCACAAAAACGTGAtacatcaattaaatcatcaacaatcaTCCCAGATAATGGTGAAAATTTACATGCTGATTGTAACGAAGATTTAAACAAAGAT gaaTTTGTCGACGCATGCACTGATCCAGAGATGATTAAAAGTCAACCAAACAACACTAAAGTAACATCCAGTAATCAAGTGATGGGTGATTCAGTTGGTTGA
- the LOC122853347 gene encoding rho guanine nucleotide exchange factor 11 isoform X12, translating to MNGTTVVRRSVGATATTGGGSGGAGAGGSVQELPPVATLVVYKDDAGYGMKVSGDNPVYVQSVKDGGAAARAGLHAGDTIIKVNGVNVTSSTHTEVVQLIKSSTQVVLTVQQKTGIQLGTQNQSQRPTSLTTAGSMVSSTSPQSSTSLHRAATAPAGSAPTTTARITGPQPVDVSHQRDSMDIIIIAKKYISLACDINLSKYNTHIYPLLKQRLPFFSTFAPKPSKRKLEKKRQLETQRVHTFQLMLEKEQSYVDKLRSELAKAGTSSGNASNITTLQSELHGAERRVRTLQDQLTAITTNDQLCSLVTNVPVSPGNYSSSVGGGVGVIGDIPPPLPSRKTTQSMMNNSPPPLPPRPPQSVSNTHNIAQLEPERNLMFHLTPPSHGIPNSTSPGSNLDSPSSSPSSSLNKHQRAKSSPEQLGNSPIVLSPSEASRRLILSESMNDLSTLSSSPPPPLPPPLQPSPLSSTLPPPPSSSLSSSSSLSSSQNQGGRQSSIDVDDPIHITPPGTPPPPYPQQNSGLDTTTSSSSSSSTIVNDNFMDNLVNYYLTPTRPTLNDSGTGLSLIQQPIMSMEDDDMSDQEVGQLEDHGPFKSLSRLWEHHAHLSVFINYVLSNSDPSSLLFYLITDLYKEGNAKEMRKWAYEIHSSFLVPCAPLRLNNVDESVACEIDDVLTKESDKEEILRKIFWKARARAKEELNEQLADFQQKRTAGLGMLFGPSDIQLDESETDKTKEYKIIETYLLPKMEPYIEDIEKDPVDTRQLTTAAGLATILTKIFQVRSVTLDHVPTFVAKDKSNIKTRLLANKNRKMIIKGHHFSIHQYYTVTSCNQCDNIIGGIGPQGYQCCDCSLSFHRQCVRTVDDVCPGPNLSAKKDRANDRLSKFMERIRPERKPPSSHHHHAIATNHIISAERMDSAVPDGENGEFRGGGASGNTRSERGRASVHDHIDSIDDPSSREDISEMVHQNISTKPKGANINRSESYKERIHHRMREKRKTSDPNLSKTNDCEVPGGFPGNSAGSSSNSSLSTRSLDSPSTSLEQVHPTNSANNNNSTSGDSDIDVEADTPDWSHGVADDVLSGLTNSEKKRQEVINELFHTEKSHVRALKVLSLVFHKPLLNSNVLPLDQIELLFSNLDEMISIHSHFNQSMKRKKNENPCVGDIGELLLDMFDGDNGETFERAASKYCAKQQVALDALRDRRRKDTKLNAFLNEMESNPMCRRLQLKDHIPTGMLRLTKYPLLLENLAKYTPEKNEKERASVLRAWERSKEIVSLVNQAVRETEDCQRLEEIIRMIDDRSAFDKFDSSTVQEIKNLDITKRRLIFEGSLQLRMLNKPKPVDLHVVLMDDTILLLQKQEEKYLLKFMNTNQSNSVLSPIVKISTVLVRNNAVDKNSLYLVNTSQKGAQIYDLVASTQAERKLWNKHISEAAEAYKAKNREGRRSSPPTVINDDTNSSSQDNQSDNINDKNKIDEEIEQKQTSEQLNSTISQTNNDDNNIDEPSTTPTTTTTTTTVESNTTPSVSSTIETVTNLSSTSNQQPSSTPDNINTQNSTPPATITTDGLQFVTCTQTSLIDPIEVHADERPVHTAEPVLTPIECLRRKDDVIKNALIEKQLLVADILNIPKEDFEHVADMASEATGIDKEPAELILAAISQTNQLMSIINSALNVTETEAVLAARGTNAASLTTSCDSPGCPIPRINQQQQQQPSIPIVELQPICHSLTSQLSQLLEIIKQREEEREKLRKELRKSRERLHAFDIEAQKRDTSIKSSTIIPDNGENLHADCNEDLNKDEFVDACTDPEMIKSQPNNTKVTSSNQVMGDSVG from the exons ATGAATGGAACGACAGTGGTGCGCCGGTCTGTCGGTGCTACTGCTACAACTGGTGGTGGAAGTGGTGGTGCTGGAGCTGGAGGTAGTGTACAAGAATTACCACCCGTTGCAACTCTTGTTGTATACAAAGATGATGCTGGTTATGGTATGAAAGTATCTGGTGATAATCCTGTTTATGTACAATCAGTTAAAGatg GTGGTGCTGCTGCAAGAGCTGGTCTTCATGCTGGTGATACAATAATCAAG GTTAATGGAGTCAACGTTACGTCTTCAACACACACTGAAGTTGTACAACTTATaaaat CTTCAACACAAGTTGTTCTTACGGTTCAACAAAAAACAGGTATTCAACTTGGTACACAAAATCAATCACAACGACCAACAAGTTTAACAACAGCTGGTTCAATGGtatcatcaacatcaccacaatcatcaacatcattacATCGTGCAGCAACAGCACCAGCTGGTAGtgcaccaacaacaacagcacGTATTACTGGACCACAACCGGTTGACGTAAGTCACCAACGTGATAGCatggatattattattattgctaaaaaatacatatcacTTGCTTGTGacataaatttatctaaatacAATACACACATTTATCCGCTTTTAAAACAGAGGCTACcgtttttttctacttttgcACCGAAACCATCAAAACGAAAA cttgaaaaaaaacgacaattgGAAACTCAGCGTGTTCACACGTTTCAACTGATGTTGGAAAAAGAACAGAGTTATGTTGACAAGCTGAGAAGTGAACTTGCCAAAGCTGGCACAAGTTCGGGGAATGCATCAAATATAACAACACTCCAGTCGGAATTACATGGTGCTGAAAGACGAGTTAGAACATTGCAAGATCAACTTACAGCAATTACCACCAACGACCAG CTTTGCTCGTTGGTAACAAATGTCCCGGTATCCCCTGGTAATTATTCAAGTTCTGTaggtggtggtgttggtgttaTTGGTGATATACCACCACCCTTACCCTCACGTAAAACCACCCAGTCCATGATGAATAATTCCCCACCTCCGTTACCTCCACGACCTCCACAATCCGTATCAAACACGCACAACATTGCACAATTGGAGCCGGAGAGAAATCTGATGTTTCATTTAACGCCCCCAAGTCATGGTATACCTAACTCT ACATCACCTGGATCAAATTTGGATtctccatcatcatcaccatcatcatcactgaATAAACATCAACGTGCAAAATCATCACCTGAACAATTAGGTAATTCACCAATTGTTTTATCACCATCAGAAGCAAGCAGACGTTTAATTTTATCTGAATCAAtgaatgatttatcaacattatcatcatcaccaccaccaccactaccaccaccactacaACCATCAcctttatcatcaacattaccaccaccaccatcatcatctttatcatcttcatcatcattatcatcatcacaaaaTCAAGGTGGTAGACAAAGTAGTATAGATGTTGATGATCCAATACACATCACACCACCAGgtacaccaccaccaccttaTCCCCAACAAAATTCTGGTCTTgatacaacaacatcatcatcatcgtcatcatcaacaatagtaaatgataattttatggataatttagtaaattattatctaacaCCAACAAGACCAACGTTGAATGATAGTGGAACTGGTTTATCATTAATTCAACAACCAATAATGTCAATGGAAGATGATGATATGAGTGATCAAGAAGTTGGACAACTAGAAGATCATGGACcatttaaatcattatcacGTTTATGGGAACATCATGCACATTTatctgtttttataaattatgtattatcAAATAGTGATCcatcaagtttattattttatttaataactgaTTTATATAAAGAAGGTAATGCTAAAGAAATGCGTAAATGGGCATATGAAATacattcaagttttttagTACCATGTGCACCATTACGTcttaataatgttgatgaaaGTGTAGCATGTGAAATTGATGATGTATTAACTAAAGAATCCGATAAAGAAGAAATATTAcgtaaaattttttggaaagCACGTGCACGTGCTAAAGAAGAATTAAATGAACAACTTGCtgattttcaacaaaaacgTACTGCTGGTTTAGGTATGTTATTTGGTCCAAGTGATATACAACTTGATGAAAGTGAAACagataaaacaaaagaatataaaattattgaaacatatttattaCCAAAAATGGAACCATATATTGaagatattgaaaaagatCCAGTTGATACACGTCAATTAACAACTGCTGCTGGTCTTGCaacaatattaacaaaaatatttcaagtacgTTCTGTAACCTTGGATCATGTGCCAACATTTGTTGCTAAggataaatcaaatattaaaacacgTTTATTAGCTAATAAAAATCGTAAAATGATTATCAAAGGACATCATTTTAGTATACATCAATATTATACTGTAACTAGTTGTAATCAatgtgataatattattggaggTATTGGTCCACAAGGCTATCAGTGTtgtg ATTGCTCGTTGAGTTTTCATCGTCAATGCGTCAGAACtgttgatgatgtttgtcctggTCCAAATTTGAGTGCGAAAAAGGATCGTGCTAATGATAGACTTAGCAAATTTATGGAACGTATTAGACCAGAAAGAAAACCACCATcatctcatcatcatcatgccATTGCAACCAATCACATTATTTCgg ctGAACGTATGGATTCTGCTGTTCCAGATGGCGAAAATG gAGAATTTCGTGGAGGCGGTGCAAGCGGAAACACTCGTAGTGAAAGAGGACGTGCTTCCGTTCATGATCATATTGATAGCATAGACGATCCTTCATCTCGAGAAGATATATCCGAAAT ggtacatcaaaatatatcaacaaaaccAAAAGGAGCAAATATCAACAGATCTGAAAGTTACAAAGAGAGAATACATCATAGG Atgagagaaaaaagaaaaacaagtgatccaaatttatcaaaaacaaa TGATTGTGAGGTACCTGGTGGATTTCCTGGTAATTCTGCTGGTAGTTCATCAAACAGTAGTTTATCAACAAGAAGTTTAGACAGTCCAAGTACAAGTTTGGAACAGGTACATCCAACAAATTcagctaataataataattcaacatctGGAGATAGTGATATTGATGTTGAAGCTGATACACCTGATTGGAGTCATGGTGTTGCTGATGATGTACTATCAGGTTTAacaaattcagaaaaaaaacgacaagAAGTTATaaatg AATTATTTCATACTGAAAAATCACATGTACGTGCATTAAAAGTACTGTCACTTGTATTTCATAAACCATTGCTTAATTCAAATGTACTACCACTCGATCAAATTGAattgttattttcaaatttagaCGAAATGATATCAATTCATTCACATTTTAATCAATCAAtgaaacgtaaaaaaaatgaaaatccatGTGTTGGTGATAttggtgaattattattagataTGTTTGATGGTGATAATGGTGAAACATTTGAACGTGCTGCATCAAAATATTGTGCAAAACAACAAGTTGCACTTGATGCATTACGTGATCGTAGACGTAaagatacaaaattaaatgcatttttaaatgaaatggaATCAAATCCAATGTGTCGTAGATTACAATTAAAAGATCATATACCAACTGGTATGCTTAGATTAACAAAATATCCattattacttgaaaatttagcaaaatatacaccagaaaaaaatgaaaaagaacgTGCATCTGTATTACGTGCATGGGAAAGAAGTAAAGAAATTGTTAGTTTAGTTAATCAAGCTGTTAGAGAAACAGAAGATTGTCAACGTTTAGAAGAAATAATAAGAATGATTGATGATAGATCagcatttgataaatttgattcatcaacagtacaagaaattaaaaatcttgatATTACTAAAAGAAGATTAATATTTGAGGGTTCATTACAATTAAGAATGTTAAATAAACCAAAACCAGTTGATTTACATGTTGTTTTAATGGATGATACAATATTATTGCTACaaaaacaagaagaaaaatatttacttaaatttatgaatacaaATCAATCAAATTCTGTATTAAGtccaattgttaaaatatcaacTGTACTTGTACGTAATAAtgctgttgataaaaattcattatatcTTGTTAATACATCACAAAAAGGTGCACAAATATATGACTTAGTTGCATCAACACAAGCTGAAAGAAAATTATGGAATAAACATATTTCAGAAGCTGCTGAAGCATATAAAGCTAAAAATCGTGAAGGTAGACGTTCATCACCACCAACTGTTATCAATGACGATACAAATTCATCAAGTCAAGATAATCAAtctgataatattaatgataaaaataaaattgatgaagaaattgaacaaaaacaaACAAGTGAACAATTAAATTCTACAATTAgtcaaacaaataatgatgataacaaTATTGATGAACCATCAACAACacctacaacaacaacaacaacaacaacagtagAATCAAATACAACACCATCAGTATCATCAACCATTGAAACAGtaacaaatttatcatctaCATCTAATCAACAGCCATCATCAACAcctgataatattaatacacaAAATTCAACACCACCAGCAACAATAACAACTGATGGATTACAATTTGTAACATGTACACAAACTTCATTAATTGATCCAATTGAAGTACATGCTGATGAACGTCCAGTACATACTGCTGAGCCAGTATTAACACCAATTGAATGTTTAAGAAGAAAAGatgatgttattaaaaatgcattaattgaaaaacaattacttGTTGCTGATATACTTAATATACCAAAAGAAGATTTTGAACATGTTGCTGATATGGCATCAGAAGCAACTGGTATTGATAAAGAACCAGCTGAATTAATACTTGCTGCAATTAGTCAAACAAATCAACTTATGAGTATTATTAATTCAGCATTAAATGTCACTGAGACTGAAGCTGTACTTGCTGCAAGGGGTACAAATGCTGCTAGTTTAACAACAAGTTGTGATTCACCTGGTTGTCCTATTCCAAGaattaatcaacaacaacaacaacaaccgtCAATTCCTATTGTTGAATTACAACCAATTTGTCATTCCTTGACGTCACAATTGTCACAACTATTG gaaataataaaacaaagagAAGAAGAACGTGAAAAATTACGTAAAGAATTACGAAAAAGTCGTGAACGTCTTCATGCATTTGATATTGAAGCACAAAAACGTGAtacatcaattaaatcatcaacaatcaTCCCAGATAATGGTGAAAATTTACATGCTGATTGTAACGAAGATTTAAACAAAGAT gaaTTTGTCGACGCATGCACTGATCCAGAGATGATTAAAAGTCAACCAAACAACACTAAAGTAACATCCAGTAATCAAGTGATGGGTGATTCAGTTGGTTGA